From the genome of Mycteria americana isolate JAX WOST 10 ecotype Jacksonville Zoo and Gardens chromosome 12, USCA_MyAme_1.0, whole genome shotgun sequence, one region includes:
- the LOC142416052 gene encoding transmembrane protein 180-like isoform X5, with protein MKFVLGIHPNALAYSMTTLGAGMMNSIFNFYYVKLFLNRYKISEVAFHQAQVVFMIWNAINDPLFGYIQDNSKFACCSRRQFSILYGAPLYALAFLLPWFPWKHYEEGDWLSGLHLIVALCAFDGLLTFVLLAQCALFAEISTRHESRLQLIKYNQVATLIGSTSILFCGLISDNMENFACFQAFAVLIAALATACMCYTGKYSISQYEQREICTENANLENSDGALSWSSVISLTKQIMTEKNFLFFVTMNFFQVFHLAFCNNFMMIFADNLIPKDVLSSSVRSIMYGAGFICPQCLVLLSHASLKKFGYYRIILFSFYFEGVAAAVMFVLGPEHYYLLAFYLTTNMVIVQASFSLFNLPLADIVDADLIKHKRRIF; from the exons ATGAAGTTTGTTTTGGGAATTCATCCTAATGCGCTGGCATATTCCATGACTACGTTAGGTGCTGGAATGATGAACAGTATCTTTAATTTCTACTACGTTAAGCTTTTCCTAAACCGATACAAAATTTCAGAAGTAGCATTTCATCAAGCACAG GTTGTATTTATGATATGGAATGCCATTAATGATCCTCTTTTTGGGTATATTCAAGATAACTCCAAATTCGCTTGCTGCTCAAGACGTCAGTTTTCAATTTTATATGGAGCTCCTTTATATGCGTTAGCCTTTTTGCTTCCTTGGTTTCCTTGGAAACATTATGAAGAAGGTGACTGGCTAAGTGGTCTTCACCTTATTGTTGCGTTATGTGCTTTTGATGGTTTGCTTACATTTGTGCTTCTAGCGCAGTGTGCACTCTTTGCAGAAATTTCAACAAGACATGAAAGTAGGCTTCAGCTTATTAAATATAACCAAGTAGCAACATTAATCGGATCAACAAGCATTCTCTTTTGTGGCCTCATATCAGATAATATGGAAAATTTTGCCTGTTTTCAGGCTTTCGCTGTTTTGATCGCAGCATTAGCAACAGCTTGTATGTGTTACACAGGTAAATACAGTATTAGTCAATATGAGCAGAGAGAAATTTGTACAGAGAATGCTAATCTGGAAAACAGTGATGGAGCTCTCTCCTGGTCCTCTGTAATTTCATTGACCAAACAGATTATGACAGAGAAAAACTTCTTATTTTTTGTAACAATGAACTTCTTCCAAGTCTTCCACCTAGCCTTCTGCAACAATTTTATGATGATCTTTGCGGATAATCTTATTCCGAAGGATGTCCTTTCTTCCTCAGTAAGAAGTATCATGTATGGAGCAGGCTTTATTTGTCCTCAG TGCCTTGTTCTTCTCAGTCATGCTTCGCTGAAGAAGTTTGGTTATTACAGAatcatcttgttttccttttactttgaAGGAGTAGCTGCTGCTGTCATGTTTGTTCTAGGGCCAGAACACTATTATCTGTTGGCATTTTATCTCACAACAAATAT